CGGACGTCCGAAGAGGCCCTGCGGGCGCAGCAGCAGGACGGCGAGGATGATCGCCAGCGGGACGCCGATCTTCAGGTCGGAGCCGATCGCGTCGACGTAGGCCCCCGCGAGGGTTTCGGCCAGCCCGACGATCAGGCCCCCGACGACCGCGCCGAGCGGGCTGTCGAAGCCGCCGAGGGTGGCGGCCGCGAACGCGTAGATCAGGACGCCGCCCATCATGTTCGGCTCCAGGAACAGCAGCGGCGCGACCAGCACGCCCGACACCGCGCCGACCATCGCGGCCAGCCCCCACCCGAGCGCGAGCGTCCACCCGACCCGGATCCCGACCAGCCGCGCCGACTCCGGATTCGCCGCGACCGCGCGCATCCCGAGCCCGATCTTGGTGTGCCGGAACAGCAGGTACAGCAGGCCCATGACGCCGCCCACCACGGCGAGGATCCCAAGCGTCGAGTAGCCGACGCTGACCCCGCCCGCCCGCAGCGCGCCGTCCGGGAACGGGTTCGGGAAGTCCTTGATCAGGAAGGTCCAGATCCACCCGGCGGCGGCGTTGACGAAGATGAACAGGCCCACGGTCACGATCACGATCGTCAGCTCGGGCGCCCCCTCCACCGGCCGGATGATCACCCGTTCGATCACCATCCCGCCCGCGAACGAGATCGCGAGCGTCAGGATCAGCGCGAGCCAGAACGGGAGCCCCGCGTCGATGAACGTCCACGCGATGTACGTCGCGAACATCGCCAGCTCGCCCTGCGCGAAGTTCACGATCCCGGTGAACTGGTAGATCAGGACGAGCGCGAGGGCGAGGCTCGCGTAGATGGCCCCGGCGCTCAGCCCGGCCACGCACTGCTGCAGGAAATCGGCCATGGTCAGATCCGGTAACCCAGGTACGACTGCGCGACCTGCTCGTCGGCCTTGATGTCCGCCGCCGACCCCGACAGCACGATCCGTCCGCTCTCCAGTACGTGCGCCTGCCCGGCGATGCCCAGCGCCAGATGCGCGTTCTGCTCCACGACGACCACGGTGGTCCGTTCCTCCTCGTTGATCGCTCGCACGATGCCGAACAACTCGCGGGTGACCAGCGGCGCGAGGCCGAGCGACGGCTCGTCCAGCAGCAGCAGCCGGGGCCGCGACATCAGCGCGCGGCCGATCGCGAGCATCTGCTGCTCGCCGCCGCTGAGACTCCCCGCGACCTGCCCGAGCCGCTCGTACAGGACGGGGAAGTGGCCGTACACGCGTTCCAGGTCGGACTGGACGGCCGCGCGGTCGCGGCGCGCGAACGCGCCGAGCCGCAGGTTCTCCTCGACCGTCAGCGGGACGAAGGTGCCCCGCCCCTCGGGCACGTGCGCGACGCCCCGCCGCGCGACGGCGTCCGGCGAACGCCCCGCCAGCGACGTCCCGTCCAGACGCACTTCGCCACGTCCCTTGACCATCCCGCAGAGCGCGCGCAGCAGGGTCGTCTTGCCTGCACCGTTCGGGCCGAGGATGGCGCAGATGTCGCCCTCGCCCACTTGCAGGCTCACGCCGTGCAGCACACGAACGTCCCCGTAGCCGGCGTGGAGATCGTCCACGGTGAGGAAGTCGTCTTTCATGCCGCAGCCCCGAGGTACGCCTCGATGACCGCGGGATCTCGCTGGACTTCCTCCGGCGGCCCCTCCGCGATCTTCTTGCCGAAGTCGAGGCACACCACCCGGTCGCAGGTGCCCATCACGAAGCCCATGTGGTGCTCGACGACGATGATCGTCACGTCGAAGTCGTCCCGGATCGTCTGCAGCAGGTCGGCGAACTCCCCCACCTCGCCGTGGCTCAGGCCGTTGACGGGCTCGTCCAGCAGGAGCAGCCGCGGCTTCGCGGCCAGGGCCCGAGCCAGCTCAACCCGTTTCAGCGTGCCGAACGGCAACCCCGCCGCCGGATGGTCGGCGATGGCCGTCAGGTCGAGCCGTCCGAGCAGGTCGGCCGTCTCGCCCCGCAGCCGGGCCTCTTCCCGCCGGACGGACGGCAGCCGCAGGCTCGCGCCGACGAACCCCGCCCGTCCGTGGTGGTGGGCGCCGACCATGACGTTGTCCCGGACGGACATGCGCGCGAACAGGCCGAGGTTCTGGAACGTGCGGGCGATCCCGAGCCCCACGATCGCGTGCGGGGCCACCCCGAGCAGGTCGCGGCCCTCGTAGGAGATCGTCCCCTCGTCGGCGTCGTACCGTCTGGTCAGGCAGTTGAACAGCGTGGTCTTGCCGGCGCCGTTCGGCCCGATCAGCCCCACCATCTCACCGCGATCGACGGCGAACCCGACACCTCCCAGCGCGGTGATGCCGCCGAAGCGGACGGTGAGCTCGCGAACCTCCAGCATCCGGCCTCCTGAACGGCGTTCTATACAGGGGCCGTCAGCGTAAAATCCGCGCATACCTCGCACATTGGGCGTGAGAACCCAACCTCGGACCGGGGAGTTGTCCGCAGAGAACAGCGCGGAGGTGCGCCGTTGAGCAAGACGGTGCCGGTGATCTTCGACGGCGCGATGTTCCGGGCGTACGACGTGGCACTCGGTGTTCTCTTCGTCGAAGCGGCACGAGTCGGCGCGGAGACACCGGCGACGTGGTCGCCGGGAGAGCGCGACCGGATTCCTGCGCGGTGTGGAGCACGTCGACGCGCCTCCGCTCGTCGAGCTTGCAGATGCCCGGCGGGACGATCGCGCGCCGCACCCTCACGTCCCGTCCCGTCGTGCGACCTCGAACCACACGGTCACCGGACGCCCGTCGCCGTCGCCGACCTCGAAGCCCCAGCAGTCGGACAGGCAGGAGACCATCGCGAGCCCGCGCCCGCACTCGGCCCACGCGTCCGCCGCCACCACCTTCACAACCGGCAGCGACGCCGCCCCGCCGTCGTCGGTGATCTCGACCCGAACGCGGTGGACGGCCGTCAGCACCGCCACCCGCACGCCACCGCCCGGACGCTTGCTGGCGGTGTAGCGCAACGCGTTCGTCGCGACCTCATCGACCATCAGGTCGACGTCCGCCAGGTCGAGCCGGTCTGCACCGAGCCGTTCGACCTCGCAGCGCACCCAGCGGCGCACCGCCCGCACGTCCACACCCTCACCGCTGTCGCCGGTGATCCGCGCGGTCGCCCGGCCGTCCCAGACCCTCACCGCGTGCCCGCAGCCAGCGCGGACGCGGCGCGCCGCGTCCCGTCCGCGCCCGCCGGGTACCGCGCCGCCGCACCCCAGACGTACGCCCAGCCGCCCCGCGCGTCCTGCACGACCGCGACGGCGAGCGGGCCTCGTTCGTCCGGGACCGACAGCGCGACCTGCCCGCTGCTCTCGAGGAGCAGCCGCGACGACCGTCCCAGCGCCACCAGCGCGAGCCCCAGGTCGGCGAGCAGCCCCGCCCGCCGCACCGTCAGGTCCCACCCCGGCCGCCACCGGTCCGGACGAGGCGGTGGATTCGCTACGTTGTTCACAGGTTCTGACTCCCTTGAAGTCGGTACCGAGGCCCCGGGCACGGTGGTGATGACACCGGCCCGGGGCCGTCCTGTTTCCAAGCTCGGGCACCCTGCGTTGCCCCGCACTGACATGCTGTGTTCGTCAGCACTCAAGACAGTAGACATGACTTTAAGACTTCTCAAGGTAGGAGTTGAGAAAATGAGCACTTCCATCGTGCTTCGAAGGCGCCTCGCCGCCGAGCTTCGGACATTGCGCCATAAAGCAGGCTTGTCACAGGAAGAGTTGGCCGAACACCTCGGCGCAGCCGTTTCGAAGATCGTTCGCATTGAGAACGCACAAAGCACTGTGTCACTCAGTGATCTTCGAGTGATGCTCGCCCTCTACTCGGTGCCATCAAAAGATCAAGAAAGCTTGCTCGAACTCGCCCGCAATGCGCGAAAGCGCCAGGGCTGGTGGTCGGCATACCGCGACCTGCTGCCCAGCAAGTATGTGGCGCTCGAAGCAGAGGCGTCCGACATCTACAACTACGAGCCGACACACATCCCCGGACTGCTCCAGACAGAGGAGTACTCGCGAGCACTACAGTCCGCAGACCGTAGGCTCCACCAGGAAGACATTGACCGGTACGTCGCAGCGCGCATGACCCGTCAAGAAAGCCTGTGGCGTGACGAACCTTCACTGTCGCTCCACGCGATCATCGATGAAGCCGCGCTACACCGCATCATTGGCGGCCCCGAGGTCATGGCTGCACAGCTCCGCCGGATCGAGGAAGCGACACAGAGGCCGAACATCACGGTAAAGATCATGCCGTTCGGTACGGGCGCCTATCCGTCCCTCGGCGTTCCCTTCGTCATCCTCGGCTTCCGAGACCCGCGGGATCCAGACGTGGTGCTGGTGGAAGGACGGGGCGAAAACTACTTCGAGAGCGCCGAGGAGGTCGCCATGTTTCGGGCAGACTGGATCGAAATCGATCGTATGGCTACATCTGCGACCGATGTCCCTAGACTGATCAGGGACATCATCAAGGAGATCGTACCTTGGCAGAAGCAGAAGGACCCCGCCTGACCTGGCGGAAGAGTGCGCGATCGAACTCTGCGCCCGCACAGTGCGTGGAGGTCGCAGCGCTCCCGGCTCAAGTCGCGATTCGGGACTCCAAGGATCCTCAGGGACCGAAGCTGATCCTCCGCGCGGATATGTGGCGAGCATTCGCAACGCGGGTCAGAGACGGCGAGTACGACGCGTGATGCCCCATACCCACCGACATGAATGGGCGCCCCCACCGCGGTGGCGTACCAGCAAGCGGAGCAACGGTGCAGGGGGCAACTGCGTCGAGGTGGCCGGTCTCGCTGCGAACATCGGAGTGCGGGACAGCAAGGCCCCGGACGCCGGACACCTCTCCCTCACCCCCGACACATGGGCCGCGTTCCTCACCGGCGTGCGGGACGGCCGGTTCGACCTGCCCTAACCCCACGGCCCCGCCGAGCTCCCGCCGACCATGCCGTCGGCGGGGGCGGCGGCGCGGGTCCTCAGGGCGTTCCTGAAACTCGCCGTCCTGCAAGCTCGCCGCCACTGCTGAGTGCGCGCCACGGGACTCCGGCCATCGGCGTGAACGACCGCGCCGACCTGCGGCAGAGCTGCCGTCGTTCCACCCGTCCGACGTGCCGTGACTTGCGTCGAATGTGATCTGGGTCACGGCATGTCACAGATTCGCTCCGTCCGACGCCTTGTGTGCGTAACCGCGGAGTGAACGGAGCAGGATCATGACGAAGAACAACGGCGGCCGGACGCACGTCATCGTGATCGGCGGCGGGTACGCCGGAGTGGTCGCGGCCAACCGCCTGACGAGCCGCGACGATGTGGCCGTGACCCTGGTCAACCCCCGCCCGACCTTCGTCGAGCGGATCCGGTTGCACCAGCTGGTGGCCGGGTCGGACGACGCGGTCGTCGACTACAAGGACGTGCTGAGCGAAAAGGTCGAGCTCGTGGTCGACGCCGCCACCGGGATCGATCGGGATACGCGGACCGTGTCGCTGGCCGCCGGCGGCCCCCTCCGCTACGACTACCTGATCTACGCGGTGGGCAGCGGCGGCGGCGCGCCGCAGGTGCCCGGCGCGGACCTGACCTACCCGATCGCGACGCTGGAGCAGGCCGAGGTGCTGCGCCGGGCCGTGGCCGCCGCGCCCGCCGACGCGGCGCTGACGGTCGTGGGCGGCGGCGCCACCGGCATCGAGACCGCGGCCGAACTCGCCGAGGCCGGCCGGACCGTCACCCTCGTGTGCGGCGGACAACTCGGCTCCTACCTGCACCCCAACGGGCGCCGCTCCGTCGCCAAGCGGCTCGCCGCACTGGGCGTGACCGTCCTGGAAGGGCCCGGCGCCAAGGTGACGTCGGTGACCGCCGACGCCGTACGGCTCGCCGACGGCGGGCAGGTGCGCGGCCACCTGACCATCTGGGCCGCCGGGTTCGACGTGCCCGACCTGGCCGCCCGCAGCGGCCTGCGCACCGACCCCGCGGGCCGCCTCCTCGCCGACGAGACCCTGACCAGCATCGACGACGACCGCATCGTCGCCGCCGGAGACGCCGCCTCCCCCTCGGGCATGCCCTACCGGATGGGCTGCCAGTCCGCCCTCCAGCTCGGCCCCCACGCCGCCGACGCCGTCCTGCGCCGCATCGAAGGCGGACGGCCCGACGCCGTCAGCGTCGGCTTCAACGGGTTGTGCGTCAGCCTCGGCCGCGGCGCCGGCATCTTCCAGTTCTCGCGCAAGAACGACACCGCCATCCGTTTCCACCTCGGCGGCCGCGCCGGCGCGCGCATGAAGGAGTTCGTCTGCTCCCACACCATCAAGCAGCTGACCGAAGAGGCGCACAAGCCCGGCGCACGCGCCCTCAAGGCCAAGGACGACACCCGGGAGCAGCGCGTCCAGGACGCCCGCGAGAACCGGCCCGTCCACGCGGCCTGACCCCCCGGCGGGCGGGCGGCCCGACGCCGCCCGCCCGTTCCCGTAATGGCCTGCCTGGAAGGATCCGAGGATGCCCGACCACGCCGCGGACCCGGCGACCGACGCCTTCGTCGCCCACCGCAACCTGCTGTTCACCGTCGCCTACGAGATCCTCGGCTCGGCGGCCGACGCCGAGGACGTCCTCCAGGAGACCTGGCTGCGCTGGGCCGACATCGACCTGGACCAGGTCCGCGACCAGCGCGCGTTCCTGGTCCGCATCGCCACCCGGCGGGCCCTCGACCGGCTGCGGTCCCTGCGGCGCCGCAAGGAGACCTACGTCGGCCCCTGGCTCCCCGAACCGTTGCTCACCTCACCCGACGTCGCCGACAACGTCGAACTCGCCGAGAGCCTGTCCATGGCCGTGATGCTGGTCCTGGAGACCCTCTCGCCCACCGAACGGGCCGTCTTCGTCCTGCGCGAGGTCTTCGACGTCGGCTACGACGAGATCGCCGAAGCGGTCGGCAAGACCCCCGCCACCGTCCGCCAGATCGCCCACCGCTCCCGCAAGCACGTCGAGGCCCGCCGCCCCCGCGAAGTCGTCTCGCCCCGCCAGGCCGAAGCCGCCCTCGCATCGTTCCAGCACGCCGTCGAGACCGGCGACCTGCAAGGCGTCCTCGACGTGCTCGCCCCCGACGTCGTCCTCATCAGCGACGGCGGCGGCGTCCGCAGCGCCGCGCTGCGCCCCGTCACCGGCGTGGCCAAGGTCCTGCGCCTCCTGCTGGCCGGACTCGGCGACAAGGAAGGCGCCCTCACCGGCGAGCCCACCACCGTCAACGGCCACCCCGCCCTCCTTCTGCGTCACGACGGCGACATCGACAGCGTCATGACGATCGCCGTCCAGGACGGCCTCGTCACCGGCATCTACTTCGTCCGCAACCCCAACAAACTCACCCACATCGCCGCTGCCACTCCCCTCACCCTCAACACCTGACCGGCCGGCGAACGATTCTCGCTGCCGACCACCCATCCGGGTGGAGGCCCGGCGACGAGCCACTGATCGCGTTGGGCCTCCGCCTTGGCCTCGGTCTTGTGGACGACACCGGCCGCGCCCTTCACTCCGGCCGCGATGCCCTCCGGCACGCGGACGGCTAACCTCGCACGTGCAGTCCGAACCCCGTGCGGCCCGGCACTTCCAGGGCCTCCTTCAACCGCAGTGACGGGATCTCGTAGTCGCCGGAGTTCTGGCGCCGGAACGCGATCGGCTCGGTCGTCTCCAGCGACAGCAGCCGCTCCTTCCACGCCTTCGCCGCGTCCTCGAAGTCGCCGTCGCTGAGCTTGTCGGCTCCGTACAGGACGAACGGCGGCAGCACCTCCACGCCCGGGTAGTACAGGATCCCGTGGTGGATCGGGAACAGCAGGTCCTCGATCGGGCCGTTGATCCCACGATCGCTGTAGTGGGACTCCGGGCCCCCGACGGTCACCGACAGGATCGCCCGCCGCCCGTGCAGCGTTCCCTCGCCGAAACGATCGCCGTACCGAGTCTCGTCGTGCACTCCGACGCCGTACGCGAAGTGGAAGGAGAACACCCGGTCCACCCAGCCCTTGAGGATCGCCGGCATCGTGTACCACCACATCGGGAACTGGAAGACGATCGTGTCGGCCCACAGCAGCTTTTCCTGCTCGGTCGCCACGTCGGGCGTGAGCGCTCCGGCGTCGTACGCTCCGGCCGAACTCGGTATCACCCGCAGCGGGCTCGTGGCGTGCTCACCGAAGTCCGCCGCGTCCACGACGGCCTTCCAGTTCATCGCGTACAGGTCGCTCACCCGCACCTCGTGCCCGGCGGCTTCGAGAGTGGACACGGCGAGGTCCTTCAGCGAGCCGTTCAGCGAACGCGGCTCGGGGTGGGCGTAGACGATGAGCGTCTTCATGGCGGTTCCCTTCGGCGAGGTGTGTCGCCATCGATGCTGGGCCGCCGGGGGCCTCGCCGTTCAGGGGCGCTTCTTCTACCGGACGGGACTTCCTGGTAACAGCAGGACCACCTTCACTGGCACCGCCAAGGCCATACTGGGGGCATGGACGATCTGGCGGGCTTCCTGCGGACCCGGCGCTCCAGGGTCGACCCGGCGGCCGTCGGCATCCCCACCGACAGCCGCCGCCGCGTCGAAGGCCTGCGCCGCGAAGAGGTCGCGCACCTTTCCGGGGTCAGCGTCGACTACTACGTACGTCTTGAGCAGGGCCGCGCCACCCAGCCGTCCGAGCAGGTCCTCGACGCGCTCGCCCGCGTCCTCGGCCTCGACGACATCGAACGCGGGCACCTGTACCGGCTCGCCCGGCAGCGCCGCCGCCGCGCGAAGTCGCCCGGCGGGCGGCTGCGGCCGGAGTTGCTGCGCATCCTGGACCTCGTCGCCGACGCGCCCGCCCTGATCATGGACCATCGGCTGAACGTGGCCGCCGGGAACCGCCTCGCCGGGCTCCTCTACGGCCTGGAGATGCCGGGCCTCAACACCGCCCGGCACATCTTCCTCGAAGAGGATGAGCGCGGCTTCTACGCGGACTGGGAGAAATGCACCCTCGACGTGGTCGGGCACCTGCGCCTGGCGGCCGGGAAGTACCCCGACGATCCGGGCCTGGCCTCGCTCATCGGCGAGCTGGCGATGGGCAGCGAGCGTTTCCGCCGCCTCTGGGCCCGCGCGGACGTACGCGCCCGCACACACGGACGCAAGGCGTACCGGCATCCGCTGGTCGGACTGCTGGAACTGCACCAGGAGAACTTCGCACTGCCGAATGAATCGGGCTTGGAGCTGCTGGTGCTGTCCGCAGCACCCGGGAGCCCCACCGCGGACGGGCTGCGCCTGCTGGGTGCGCTCAGCGCTGATGAACATCCCACGATGAAGAACCCGCCGGTAACGAAATAAGGCCCTTCAGGGTCTATTTTCGCCACCACAACGAGAGCGTCGCCGTTCGAGCCGCCGCACCGTCCGCCCGCGCCGGTTCCTTGGTGCCGGGGGTTCGGCGTATCGCGAGCGTATCGAAAATCGCATACGCCATCGCAACAGTCTTCCGTCTTCACTGGAGGCACTGGGAACACATGGGCAGGTGATCGGTTGCCGACAGCGGTCGCCGGTAGACCTGCAACGGTCGATTCGTCGATCGGGAAAGGACCGTGATCATGGGCTCGGATTCCGTACGTGGTGTCGATCGGCGGCGGCTGCTCGGGTGGGGCGGGCTGACGGCCGCCGGCGTGGTGGCGGCCGGCGCGCCGCTGATGGGCTCCCGTTCCGAGCGTGCCGTGGCCGCAGGACGGCACCGTCCGGTTTCAGCCGGTACCGACGTCCCACCGGACGCCCGTCCCGGCGGAGCCTACGACCGGTACGTGGCGAAGCTGGCCGCGGAGGGCAAGTTCTCCGGCGTGGTGCTGTTGTCGCACAAGGGCCGGACGGTGCTGTCCCGCAGCTACGGCATGGCCGACAAGGAGAAGGGGATCCGCAATCACGAAGGCATCGCGTTCAGTCTCAGCTCGGCGGGCAAACCGTTCCACGCGGTGGCCATCTTGCAGCTGGCGCAGCAGGGCAAGCTGAAACTGTCGGACACGGTGGGCACCCACCTTGAGGGCTTCACCGAGAACATCGCCGAGCGGGTGACCATCCACCACCTGTTGTCCGGCACCTCCGGGCTGGAGAGCCCGGAACAGGACGTGCAACACGTCTTCCAGAGCCGGGAGGAGGTGCACAGTTATTACAAGCAGCGTGCCCGGCAGGCGAAATTGGTGGGCGTCCCAGGCGTTCCCGGCGCCCGTCACGCGGAGGCGGAGGTCACCATTCCCGCGCTGATCGTGGAGGCCGTGGCCGGCATGACGTACTGGGACTACGTCCAGGAGAACATCTTCAAGCGCTGCGGCATGACCGGCTCGGCGTTCTACACCCGGCCGCAGTGGCTCACCGACGAGCACATCGCGCACCCGTACATGACGCTGGCGGACGGCAGCGTGGTGGATGCAGTCCGCAATCTGGACAAGGGCAGCCCTTCCAAGAACGTACTGGGCAAGAACCCGGGCCGCAGCTTCATCGACGCCCCCGGCGACGGCGGCTTCGCCACCGCACCGGATCTGGTCCGGTTCGCCCACGCACTGCAAGACGGCACGGTGCTGGACCGTCCCTGGGCCGACGTGCTCACCGGGGCCAAGATCCCCCACGGACCGACGTCATTCGGGGCTTACGGGATCCCGGTCTCCATCGTCAACGGCCAGTGGCAGTACCAGCGCGCCGGTGGCAACCCCGGTGTCAGCGCCAACTGGGACATCTACCCGGACACCGGCTGGGTCGGTGTCATCCTCGGCAACTGCGACGGCGTGCCGATGCAGGAGATGATCGGGCAGGAGACACAGGCCATCACCGGGGCTGCTCCCGGCGGCGGCGGTGGTGGTGGCTGAGCCGAAATGACGGGCCGGCCCCGTTCACCTGCAGACAAAGTCACGGAAAACGAAAACGGCGGGTGCACTCGGAGGGCACCCGCCGTCGGGAACGCCCGACGACACGTATGTGCCGCACTTGTCGCGGGGGTTGCAGCGGTGTTATGCATGAGTCATGCATGAACGTACGGCGAACCTGCTGGGGGCGGCATCGCTGGCCGTGACCGACGTCGTCCTCGCCGGTGTCCCCGACACGGCCGGGGTGAGCCCCAGCGGAGCCGCGGCACTGATCGTCCTGGCGCACGATCCCGAGCTCGGGGTGACCGAGCTGGGCCGTCGTGTCGGGTTGAGCCAGTCCGCGGCGGCGCGCATGGTGGACGGCCTGCAGGCCGCCGGGCTCGTCGAGCGGCTGCCCGCCGCGGGCCGCGTCGTCCGTGTCCGTCCCACCCCCGCCGGACGGGCGGCCGCGCGCGCGATGCTCGCCGCGCGCGACGCCCCGCTGGCCCGCGTCCTCGCCGGTCTGGACGACGGCGAGCGCGAGATGCTCGCCGCGCTGCTCGGTAAGCTCCTCGGCCGCCTCTACGACGAGATCGGCGACGCCGACGTCATGTGCCGCCTCTGCGACCGGACGTGCTGCACCGACGGGGCGGTCTGCCCGGTCGGGGAGGCCGACCGCCGGGCCCGGGGGGCGACATGATCGGCGCGACGCTCGCGCTCGGCTCGGCCGCCTGCTACGGCGTCGCCGACGTGGTCGGCGGGCTGCTGGCCCGCCGCGCCGATTTCCGGGCCGTCGCCCTCCTCGGCCAGGTCGGCGGGCTGGGCTGCGCGCTGGTCGCCGCGCTGCTGCTCCCGGCGCCGGACGTCCGGCCCGCGGACCTGGCGTGGGGCGCGCTGTCGGGCGCAGGGACGGGCGCGGCCATGGTGTTCCTGTACCGGGGCATCGCGCGGGGCGCCATGAGCGTGGTCGTCCCCGTCAGCGCGGTCGGCGGGGTGGCGCTCCCCGTGGTCGCCGGAGTCGTCCTGCTCGGCGACCGGCCCTCGGCCATGGCCTGGACGGGCATCGCCATCGTGCTGCCCGCGCTGTGGCTGGTGTCGCGATCCCGCCCGGACGGACGGGACCCGGTGCGCGCCGCGCTGCAGGACGGACTCGTCGCGAGCATCGGCATCGGGGTGCAGTACCTCGCCCTGGCGCAGGCGGGCGACGAGTCCGGAGCGTGGCCGGTGGCGGCCGGACGGGTCACGGCCGTCCTGGCGATCGCGGCGCCGGTGGGACGCCTACGGCTGCCGGACGCCCGCACGGCCGGGTGGGCGGCGGCGAACGGGGCCGTCGCCGCGGCCGCGCTCGTCCTGTACCTGGAGGCCACCCGCGAGCAACTCACGGTCGTCGCGGTCGTCCTGGCGTCGCTGTATCCCGTGGTGCCCGTACTGGCGGGCGTCACCTGGCTGCGCGAGCGGCTGTCGGCCGCGCAGGGCGCCGGGCTGGCCGGAGCCGCGACCGCCGTCCTGCTGCTGACGCTCGCCTGACACGGACGCCGGCATGATCGCGGGCGGGAAGGGACGGCCGCCAGGTCGTGCCGAGGTTGAGGGCACCGTCAGTCGAACTCGGGCGCGTGGTCGCGGGCCCAGGTCGCGAAGTCGCGGGGCGGGCGGCCGGTGAGGCGCTCGACGTGGTCGGTGGTGCGGTTCGACTCCGGACGGTGCAGCGATGCGCTGCGCAGCACCACGGGGTGCAGGCCGGCGTCCTGGAGCAGGGCCTCCATATCCGCGTGCACCTGGACGATGGGATCGCTCTGGCGTTCGGCTTCGTCGTCGATCGCCGTCGAGGACACGTAGACGACGCGGGGCGCGGCCGCCGCGAGTTCCGCGACCAGTCCGCGCGCGGGGGCGGAATCGAGCAGCGGCCAGATCAGGATGACGGCGTCGATGCCCGCGAGCGCCGCGCGCA
The nucleotide sequence above comes from Actinomadura algeriensis. Encoded proteins:
- a CDS encoding branched-chain amino acid ABC transporter permease — protein: MADFLQQCVAGLSAGAIYASLALALVLIYQFTGIVNFAQGELAMFATYIAWTFIDAGLPFWLALILTLAISFAGGMVIERVIIRPVEGAPELTIVIVTVGLFIFVNAAAGWIWTFLIKDFPNPFPDGALRAGGVSVGYSTLGILAVVGGVMGLLYLLFRHTKIGLGMRAVAANPESARLVGIRVGWTLALGWGLAAMVGAVSGVLVAPLLFLEPNMMGGVLIYAFAAATLGGFDSPLGAVVGGLIVGLAETLAGAYVDAIGSDLKIGVPLAIILAVLLLRPQGLFGRPAVERA
- a CDS encoding ABC transporter ATP-binding protein, giving the protein MKDDFLTVDDLHAGYGDVRVLHGVSLQVGEGDICAILGPNGAGKTTLLRALCGMVKGRGEVRLDGTSLAGRSPDAVARRGVAHVPEGRGTFVPLTVEENLRLGAFARRDRAAVQSDLERVYGHFPVLYERLGQVAGSLSGGEQQMLAIGRALMSRPRLLLLDEPSLGLAPLVTRELFGIVRAINEEERTTVVVVEQNAHLALGIAGQAHVLESGRIVLSGSAADIKADEQVAQSYLGYRI
- a CDS encoding ABC transporter ATP-binding protein, which gives rise to MLEVRELTVRFGGITALGGVGFAVDRGEMVGLIGPNGAGKTTLFNCLTRRYDADEGTISYEGRDLLGVAPHAIVGLGIARTFQNLGLFARMSVRDNVMVGAHHHGRAGFVGASLRLPSVRREEARLRGETADLLGRLDLTAIADHPAAGLPFGTLKRVELARALAAKPRLLLLDEPVNGLSHGEVGEFADLLQTIRDDFDVTIIVVEHHMGFVMGTCDRVVCLDFGKKIAEGPPEEVQRDPAVIEAYLGAAA
- a CDS encoding ATP-binding protein; translated protein: MRVWDGRATARITGDSGEGVDVRAVRRWVRCEVERLGADRLDLADVDLMVDEVATNALRYTASKRPGGGVRVAVLTAVHRVRVEITDDGGAASLPVVKVVAADAWAECGRGLAMVSCLSDCWGFEVGDGDGRPVTVWFEVARRDGT
- a CDS encoding helix-turn-helix domain-containing protein produces the protein MSTSIVLRRRLAAELRTLRHKAGLSQEELAEHLGAAVSKIVRIENAQSTVSLSDLRVMLALYSVPSKDQESLLELARNARKRQGWWSAYRDLLPSKYVALEAEASDIYNYEPTHIPGLLQTEEYSRALQSADRRLHQEDIDRYVAARMTRQESLWRDEPSLSLHAIIDEAALHRIIGGPEVMAAQLRRIEEATQRPNITVKIMPFGTGAYPSLGVPFVILGFRDPRDPDVVLVEGRGENYFESAEEVAMFRADWIEIDRMATSATDVPRLIRDIIKEIVPWQKQKDPA
- a CDS encoding DUF397 domain-containing protein; protein product: MEVAALPAQVAIRDSKDPQGPKLILRADMWRAFATRVRDGEYDA
- a CDS encoding DUF397 domain-containing protein, which produces MPHTHRHEWAPPPRWRTSKRSNGAGGNCVEVAGLAANIGVRDSKAPDAGHLSLTPDTWAAFLTGVRDGRFDLP
- a CDS encoding NAD(P)/FAD-dependent oxidoreductase, whose translation is MTKNNGGRTHVIVIGGGYAGVVAANRLTSRDDVAVTLVNPRPTFVERIRLHQLVAGSDDAVVDYKDVLSEKVELVVDAATGIDRDTRTVSLAAGGPLRYDYLIYAVGSGGGAPQVPGADLTYPIATLEQAEVLRRAVAAAPADAALTVVGGGATGIETAAELAEAGRTVTLVCGGQLGSYLHPNGRRSVAKRLAALGVTVLEGPGAKVTSVTADAVRLADGGQVRGHLTIWAAGFDVPDLAARSGLRTDPAGRLLADETLTSIDDDRIVAAGDAASPSGMPYRMGCQSALQLGPHAADAVLRRIEGGRPDAVSVGFNGLCVSLGRGAGIFQFSRKNDTAIRFHLGGRAGARMKEFVCSHTIKQLTEEAHKPGARALKAKDDTREQRVQDARENRPVHAA
- a CDS encoding RNA polymerase sigma-70 factor; translation: MPDHAADPATDAFVAHRNLLFTVAYEILGSAADAEDVLQETWLRWADIDLDQVRDQRAFLVRIATRRALDRLRSLRRRKETYVGPWLPEPLLTSPDVADNVELAESLSMAVMLVLETLSPTERAVFVLREVFDVGYDEIAEAVGKTPATVRQIAHRSRKHVEARRPREVVSPRQAEAALASFQHAVETGDLQGVLDVLAPDVVLISDGGGVRSAALRPVTGVAKVLRLLLAGLGDKEGALTGEPTTVNGHPALLLRHDGDIDSVMTIAVQDGLVTGIYFVRNPNKLTHIAAATPLTLNT
- a CDS encoding NAD(P)H-dependent oxidoreductase, which codes for MKTLIVYAHPEPRSLNGSLKDLAVSTLEAAGHEVRVSDLYAMNWKAVVDAADFGEHATSPLRVIPSSAGAYDAGALTPDVATEQEKLLWADTIVFQFPMWWYTMPAILKGWVDRVFSFHFAYGVGVHDETRYGDRFGEGTLHGRRAILSVTVGGPESHYSDRGINGPIEDLLFPIHHGILYYPGVEVLPPFVLYGADKLSDGDFEDAAKAWKERLLSLETTEPIAFRRQNSGDYEIPSLRLKEALEVPGRTGFGLHVRG
- a CDS encoding helix-turn-helix transcriptional regulator; this translates as MDDLAGFLRTRRSRVDPAAVGIPTDSRRRVEGLRREEVAHLSGVSVDYYVRLEQGRATQPSEQVLDALARVLGLDDIERGHLYRLARQRRRRAKSPGGRLRPELLRILDLVADAPALIMDHRLNVAAGNRLAGLLYGLEMPGLNTARHIFLEEDERGFYADWEKCTLDVVGHLRLAAGKYPDDPGLASLIGELAMGSERFRRLWARADVRARTHGRKAYRHPLVGLLELHQENFALPNESGLELLVLSAAPGSPTADGLRLLGALSADEHPTMKNPPVTK